The Eubacterium ventriosum genome includes the window TTACAAACAGCCACAGAATAAAACGGATAAATCTAAAAAGATTAAATCAATGAAAGGAGCAAATTTATGCTTAACAAAAAATCAGTAGATGATATTAACGTTAAAGGCAAGAGAGTTTTAGTTCGTTGCGATTTTAACGTACCTTTAAAAGAAGGAGTTATCACAGACGAAAACCGTCTTGTTGCAGCTCTTCCAACAATCAAAAAATTAATCGGAGATGGTGGAAAAGTTATTCTTTGCTCACATCTTGGAAAACCAAAGGGAGAACCAAAGCCTGAATTATCACTTGCACCAGTTGCTAAGAGACTTACTGAATTATTAGGTCAGGAAGTTAAGTTTGCTGCTGATCCTGAAGTAGTAGGACCAAACGCAAAGGCTGCTGTAGAAGCAATGAATGATGGAGATGTAGTTCTTCTTGAAAATACACGTTACCGTGCAGAAGAAACAAAGAACGGCGAAGCATTCAGCAAAGAATTAGCTTCACTTTGTGATGTATTTGTAAACGATGCATTCGGTACAGCTCATAGAGCACACTGCTCAAACGTTGGTGTGACAAAATATGTTGACACAGCAGTAGTTGGATACTTAATGCAGAAAGAAATCGATTTCCTTGGAAATGCAGTAAACAATCCAGTAAGACCATTCGTAGCTATCCTTGGTGGTGCTAAGGTTGCTGATAAGCTTAATGTAATCAACAACTTACTTGAAAAGTGCGATACACTTATCATTGGTGGTGGTATGGCATATACATTCATCAAAGCTCAGGGTGGAAAAGTTGGTATTTCATTAGTAGATGATTCTAAGTTAGATTACTGTCTTGATATGATGAAGAAAGCAGAAGAATTAGGAAAGAAATTATTACTTCCTATCGATACAGTAGCTGCTGACGGATTCCCAAATCCTATCGATGCTGAAATCGAAACAATGATCGTTCCAACAAACGCAATTCCTGATGACAAAGAAGGACTTGATATTGGACCTAAGACTCGTGAGTTATTCGCTGATGCAGTTAAGAACGCTAAGACAGTAGTATGGAACGGACCTATGGGCGTTTCAGAAAACCCTTGCCTTGCAGCAGGTACTATTGCAGTAGCTAAAGCTTTAGCTGATACAGATGCTACAACAATCATCGGTGGTGGTGATTCAGCAGCAGCTGTAAACAACCTTGGTTTCGGTGATAAGATGACACACATCTCAACAGGTGGTGGAGCTTCACTTGAATTCCTTGAAGGAAAAGATTTACCAGGTGTAGTAGCAGCTAACGACAAGTAGAGTTAAGGCAAATGAGTCCATTTACACAAAAACAAATCAAGAACAATGAATGTTCGCATTCATTGTTCTTAGATTGATTTTTGTGAAGTTGGCGAATGCCAGCGTGCTTATTGAAGCAGAGCATCAATAAGATAAGGACATTAAATATAGAGGAGACATTAACATGAGAAAGAAAATTATCGCAGGCAACTGGAAAATGAATAAAACTCCTAGCGAAGCAGTTGCTTTAATTAATGAATTAAAACCATTAGTACAGAATGAAGATGTTGACGTAGTATTCTGCGTACCAGCTATTAGCATTGTTCCAGCTATGGAAGCGGCTAAAGGCACAAACATCAACATTGGTGCTGAAAATATGTACTTTGAAGAAAGTGGTGCATATACAGGAGAAATCGCTCCTAACATGTTAACAGATGTTGGAGTAAAATACGTTATCATCGGACATTCAGAAAGAAGAGAATACTTTGCTGAAACAGATGCAACAGTAAACAAGAAAGTATTAAAAGCTTTCGAACATGGTATTACACCAATCATCTGCTGTGGTGAAACTCTTGAACAGAGAGAACAGGGTATTGCAGTAGACTTTATCCGTCAGCAGATTAAGATTGCATTCTTAAATGTAACAGCAGATCAGGCTAAGGAAGCAGTTATCGCTTATGAACCAATTTGGGCTATTGGAACAGGTAAGACAGCTACATCTGATCAGGCAGAAGAAATCTGTGCAGCTATCAGAGAATGCA containing:
- a CDS encoding phosphoglycerate kinase, coding for MLNKKSVDDINVKGKRVLVRCDFNVPLKEGVITDENRLVAALPTIKKLIGDGGKVILCSHLGKPKGEPKPELSLAPVAKRLTELLGQEVKFAADPEVVGPNAKAAVEAMNDGDVVLLENTRYRAEETKNGEAFSKELASLCDVFVNDAFGTAHRAHCSNVGVTKYVDTAVVGYLMQKEIDFLGNAVNNPVRPFVAILGGAKVADKLNVINNLLEKCDTLIIGGGMAYTFIKAQGGKVGISLVDDSKLDYCLDMMKKAEELGKKLLLPIDTVAADGFPNPIDAEIETMIVPTNAIPDDKEGLDIGPKTRELFADAVKNAKTVVWNGPMGVSENPCLAAGTIAVAKALADTDATTIIGGGDSAAAVNNLGFGDKMTHISTGGGASLEFLEGKDLPGVVAANDK
- the tpiA gene encoding triose-phosphate isomerase, giving the protein MRKKIIAGNWKMNKTPSEAVALINELKPLVQNEDVDVVFCVPAISIVPAMEAAKGTNINIGAENMYFEESGAYTGEIAPNMLTDVGVKYVIIGHSERREYFAETDATVNKKVLKAFEHGITPIICCGETLEQREQGIAVDFIRQQIKIAFLNVTADQAKEAVIAYEPIWAIGTGKTATSDQAEEICAAIRECIKEVYDEATAEAIRIQYGGSMNAGNAAELLAKPDIDGGLVGGASLKPDFGKIVNYNK